CCCCGCTGGACAAGTCAAACTGTGAGAAGCTGAAGAAAAGATTGTGCCCGACTGTTTTGCCGTCGCCGGAGGTGATGTTGAAAGCCGGCCCGGAGAGCGATTGGCCGGTTTGACCCAACGAGTGATCGAATGTGACCTGGCCGGCCTCAGACGAAAGTCCCCCCGAGCCTGCCATTAGACAGGCTATCGCAAAAGCGCGAATGGTCTTTGCCAATTCCAAGTCGCTATCGGACTTTTTCTCACACCCGGCAGTTCGGTCAGGGTTTGAGATCGATGTAAACGTAGTGCTGGCTGCCGTCAGACAAAGTGGCAATGATCTTCCAAGTGCCCGCACTCAAACCTTTCGTGGCAAGGTTGAAATGCCACGTACCAGAACCATCCGGTTGGAACAGATTGCCAGTGGTGGCACCACCCGTAGGCGACGCGTCGACGGCTGATTCCCCGCCTACCGTGCCATCACACTTGGACAACTGAATCGTGTGACTGCCAGTCAGGACAGGCGACCCATCGCAGTTCAGAAGAGTCATCTTAATCGGGATGGTACTGCCCAGCTTGAACCCTCGTACGGCCGAAGCGCAGGTGCCGCCAGTGACATCCCCGCCGCCGATGGGAGGCAGGAAACCAGTGAATGACAGCGGACACGGAAGCGAGACGGCAATTCCGTCCGTGACCATATAAACCAAATTGGGGTCATTGGTTGCGCAGAAACTGTAATTGATCACTTCATCAAAGTTCGTTGGGCATGGCCCCTCGCAGCATGTAGGGCATTCGGGGATGAAAACGTAGGCACGGACCGGGAAAGGAAAGTCTGTCGGCAATTGCACGGCACCGGGCAGGGAACCTACGTCTCCGGTGAAGTTCGTAGGAAGCGCAGCATCGAACTCATAGAATTTGATCTGTTGTGCCGCTCCGGCGTCGGATCCCGACCAGTGCCAGGAGAATGAATATAGGGCTTGGCCGTCGGAGCACCCATTGGTCTCGATGGTAGACGAAAGGACTTCCAGAGTCGTGGATGACACCCGCGACGTCGCGGTCACGTAACCTGTCAATTCGCTGTTATCGGTCTTGTCACCATTGCTTGCCGTGGTGGTGGACTTCCAAACGTAGCCCGGTTGCCCCAGGATGCGGGCCAGTGTTTTAGTGGACGCCCCGCTGGGAAGGGGGCCGCCAGCGACAAAACCCGGGGTGTTAGTCATGGCCGCACTCGGGCTGGTCATGAGGGCTGTGGCTACCGTGTTAGATTTGAGCGTTGATGAGGTGACATTGACGGAAGCCTTTCCAAAGCCCGAGCCGTTCATCGAACCCGTCCAGCCCGCCAGCGCCGATGGCCCATGGCCAATGACTACTCCAAGTGCTACCGCGCATCCGAACCGCATATAATGACCAATGCCCTGCTTCATATTCATCGTTCTCCCTTTGCTACTCCCAAGGTAACCGGAACACACGTCCTACCGAATTCGTCACTCTGAGTTATACAACCCGCGACCCTTTTCTCACTTGGGTTTGGTGGATTTGGCGGCCCATCGCAGGTATACAGAAAACCAACCACCCTGTCAAGCTTGCAGGATAAGCCCTCCAGCAACAAGTGAAGTTTGACAGAGCTTCCTTCGTGTCCCGTTCTGCAGCGTAGCAGTAAGCTTACAGGCGTCTGCGGTCAGACCGGTGTGATTGGGTTGTTCTGCTGTTACATGAGCAGGATGTCCAAAACACGAGAGATCATGCCGGCTGTGTAGTGATCGGGTTGGTTTAGCTGAGCAGGCTTCTGCATAACTGCTTTCAGAGGCGCGAAGGTGGACGATGGTCCGCGATTACGGCACGCTTGGCAGGTGTGCCACGGCGTGGTAGAAGTTCAGCTTCAATCGCCGTCGCCCGGTATGCGTGATTCCGTCACATTTCTCGGTACATCAGATGGTTTGCCGTCTCCCGGCCGGCATCATGCGTCCTTGCTGCTAGAATTTGCCGCGCGGACCATCCTCCTGGACTGTGGCGAACCATGCAGCCATACTCTCAAGAGGATGGGGAAGGATTTCAGCGCCATTGACATGGTCGTCATCAGCCACACCCACGCGGACCACATCGGTGGCTTCCTAATGCTCATGCAGTCCATGTCGCTGGAAGGGCGACGACGGCCGCTGACCGTTTGGATGCCCGGGCATGCGATACGATTGATGCGGGAGTGCTTGGATGCTTGTTACCTGTTTGAACCACAGCTGGGTTTTTCGGTGAAATGGATCGCGTTTGATAAACATTCGGCGATGCGATGCGGGCCGATACAACTGCGTGCGTTTCGGACCACGCACCTCGATAATCTGCGCAAACAGTACGGCGTGCCGCGTCCGGCAGTACAGTTCGACGCGTTTTCCCTGCTGGCGACAGGAGGCGGCAAGCGGCTGGCATACTCGGGCGATATGGGTATGCCCGAGGATTTGCGGCCACTGTGCACGAAATCTCTCGACTTACTGGTGGTCGAGTTGGCACACTTTCAACCGAGGGAGCTGGTTGAATTCCTGCAACCGAAGGATGTGCGGCGCGTAGCAATTACGCACATTGGGCGACCAGCGTGGGCACGACTCGCCGAGGTCAAGGCCCTGGCGGGGAACGTATTGGGTCCACGAAAAACGCTGTTTGCGATGGATGGAGACGTCGTAAAATTCTAATTTGGAGGAGGCGAGACATGGCTGCCAACCTGGTTCCTGATAGCGGGGCGCAATTCACATCGAGCGAATTGCGTCGCATCAAGCTTTTTGCGGACATGACAGATGAGGACATTTCCATTCTTAACGCAGTTATTGAGCCGGTCACCTGTCGCCCCAACCAGATCATCGTGAGCGCTGGTGATGTCGGTGACTGCATGTTTCTGGTCATGCAAGGTGAATTCCGTGTTAGCCTTGTTTCACAGGGGCGGGAAGCATTACTGGCCAAGCTTGAGACGGGCGATTTCTTCGGCGAACTGTGCCTGCTCGACGAGAACAATCGGTCGGCGGACGTGGTGGCGACGGTGCCGGGACGGCTGTTGCGGTTTTCGCGCGCGGCGTTTCAGCAGTTGGTGGAGACACGCCCGCAGGTGGCGGCGCGTTTGATGATGGGAATCTTGCGGACGGTCGGTAGCCGCTTGCGGAAGATGGACAAGCAACACTCGGACTCGATGTTGCTCAGTCGCTCGTGGAAAACGATCCGTTGAGCGGTGGTTGGCCACACCCCGTCGCAGTTGCCGCACTACGTCCAAGTCCCTGCAACCGAACACAGCAGACGGCTTGATTACCGTTCCCGCCCCCGTCGTTCCACGCCACAACCTGCACGCCGAGTGGGCCACTGCGCGGCGCCCAGGCTGCCAAGGTTCGGCCGCCTTGTCCAATACGCCGCACGAACCCGCACGGACCCTAGCTTGTTCCTAAATGTCAAAAAATCCAGGGGACTTCCAGGCATAGGTCCCTAGGTTTGCGAGCGACCAAGACACTGTCAACTTAGTCAACATTTGTGTACACAAAGTGTACTTAGTCACGGCTGTTACGGCCGGGGATCTTGGACGGTAATCCCGATTTCTGAAATCGATGTATCATATTGTATATGAATTATTTGCGATATAACTATTTGTGCTGGATTGCTTGGTAAAATCGGGTGTGGCATGGCCTCTGCGATAGGACTCCTCAGTCATGAAAGTGAAACCCGGCGCCAATCGAAAAGAGGAGGAGCAAATGACACAGGTAAAGTCCATCGAGCAAAACCAGGAACAAACGATCAACCGTCCGCAGGTGACCACGCTCCGGGCGCTGGCCGTGTGTCTGGCCATTTCGGTTGCCGCAGCGGCCACGAGCAAAGCTATGAACCTGAAGTCGGGCGACATTGTCATGGCGGATTCTTCGTCCGCCGTCCTGCGAGTCGACCCCAAAACGGGAGCGGCCACGGTCATTTCCTCAGGCGGAAATCTTGTGCGCCCCTTCGGAGTCGTCGTTGAGGCG
This window of the Verrucomicrobiia bacterium genome carries:
- a CDS encoding PxKF domain-containing protein is translated as MNMKQGIGHYMRFGCAVALGVVIGHGPSALAGWTGSMNGSGFGKASVNVTSSTLKSNTVATALMTSPSAAMTNTPGFVAGGPLPSGASTKTLARILGQPGYVWKSTTTASNGDKTDNSELTGYVTATSRVSSTTLEVLSSTIETNGCSDGQALYSFSWHWSGSDAGAAQQIKFYEFDAALPTNFTGDVGSLPGAVQLPTDFPFPVRAYVFIPECPTCCEGPCPTNFDEVINYSFCATNDPNLVYMVTDGIAVSLPCPLSFTGFLPPIGGGDVTGGTCASAVRGFKLGSTIPIKMTLLNCDGSPVLTGSHTIQLSKCDGTVGGESAVDASPTGGATTGNLFQPDGSGTWHFNLATKGLSAGTWKIIATLSDGSQHYVYIDLKP
- a CDS encoding ribonuclease Z, which codes for MRDSVTFLGTSDGLPSPGRHHASLLLEFAARTILLDCGEPCSHTLKRMGKDFSAIDMVVISHTHADHIGGFLMLMQSMSLEGRRRPLTVWMPGHAIRLMRECLDACYLFEPQLGFSVKWIAFDKHSAMRCGPIQLRAFRTTHLDNLRKQYGVPRPAVQFDAFSLLATGGGKRLAYSGDMGMPEDLRPLCTKSLDLLVVELAHFQPRELVEFLQPKDVRRVAITHIGRPAWARLAEVKALAGNVLGPRKTLFAMDGDVVKF
- a CDS encoding cyclic nucleotide-binding domain-containing protein produces the protein MAANLVPDSGAQFTSSELRRIKLFADMTDEDISILNAVIEPVTCRPNQIIVSAGDVGDCMFLVMQGEFRVSLVSQGREALLAKLETGDFFGELCLLDENNRSADVVATVPGRLLRFSRAAFQQLVETRPQVAARLMMGILRTVGSRLRKMDKQHSDSMLLSRSWKTIR